Proteins from one Phocoena sinus isolate mPhoSin1 chromosome 8, mPhoSin1.pri, whole genome shotgun sequence genomic window:
- the TPBGL gene encoding trophoblast glycoprotein-like has product MAPRAGQPEHRGPLLPGLLLLAAALSRPAAPCPFQCYCFGGPKLMLRCASGAELRQPPRDVPPDARNLTIVGANLTVLRAAAFAGGDADGEEAEAEAAGGVRLPLLTALRLTHNNIEMVEDGAFDGLPSLAALDLSHNPLRALGGDAFRGLPALRSLQLNHALARGGPALLAALDAALAPLDELRLLGLSGNALSHLPSAALRRPRLEQLDARLNALAGLGPDELRALERDGGLPAPRLLLADNPLRCGCAARPLLAWMRNATERVPDARRLRCASPRALYDRPFLDLDEAGLRCAEGDADGRGEEVELDGPELEASYVFFGLVLALIGLIFLMVLYLNRRGIQRWMRNLREACRDQMEGYHYRYEQDADPRRAPASAAPAGSGATSPGSGL; this is encoded by the coding sequence ATGGCCCCGCGCGCCGGACAGCCGGAGCACAGGGGCCCGCTACTGCCGGGGTTGCTGCTCCTGGCGGCGGCGCTGAGCCGACCCGCCGCACCCTGTCCCTTCCAGTGCTACTGCTTCGGCGGCCCTAAGCTGATGTTGCGCTGCGCGTCGGGCGCCGAGCTCCGGCAGCCGCCGCGGGACGTGCCACCCGACGCGCGCAATCTCACCATCGTGGGCGCCAACCTGACTGTGCTGCGCGCGGCCGCCTTCGCCGGCGGGGACGCGGACGgggaggaggcggaggcggaggcggcgggCGGCGTGCGCCTGCCGCTCCTGACCGCTCTGCGCCTCACGCACAACAACATCGAGATGGTGGAGGACGGCGCCTTCGACGGGCTGCCCAGCCTGGCGGCGCTCGACCTGAGCCACAACCCGCTGCGCGCCCTGGGCGGCGACGCCTTCCGCGGGCTGCCCGCGCTGCGCTCCCTGCAGCTCAACCACGCGCTGGCGCGGGGCGGCCCCGCGCTTCTGGCCGCGCTGGACGCCGCGCTCGCCCCGCTCGACGAGCTGCGCCTCCTGGGCCTGTCGGGCAACGCGCTTAGCCACCTGCCGTCCGCCGCGCTGCGCCGGCCGCGCCTGGAGCAGCTGGACGCGCGCCTCAACGCGCTGGCCGGCCTGGGCCCCGACGAGCTGCGCGCGCTGGAGCGCGATGGCGGCCTCCCCGCGCCGCGCCTGCTGCTCGCCGACAACCCCCTGCGTTGCGGCTGCGCTGCGCGCCCCCTGCTGGCCTGGATGCGCAACGCCACGGAGCGCGTACCCGACGCGAGGCGCCTGCGCTGCGCCTCCCCGCGGGCGCTGTACGACCGGCCTTTCCTGGACCTGGACGAGGCGGGGCTGCGCTGCGCCGAAGGCGACGCCGACGGTCGCGGGGAAGAAGTGGAACTTGACGGCCCGGAACTGGAAGCGTCCTACGTCTTCTTCGGGCTGGTTCTGGCGCTCATCGGCCTCATCTTCCTAATGGTGCTCTACCTAAACCGCCGTGGCATCCAGCGCTGGATGCGCAACTTGCGCGAGGCCTGCCGGGACCAGATGGAGGGCTACCACTACCGCTACGAGCAGGACGCAGACCCGCGCCGCGCGCCCGCCTCGGCCGCCCCCGCCGGTTCTGGGGCCACTTCCCCCGGTTCGGGCCTCTGA